The sequence GTGGGCTGAAGGGCATCCATGCCGCCGTGGACCCGAACGGCCGCTCGATCGCCCTCGTTAAAGAGAAGGGCAAGCGATTGGCCACGGTTTTCGTAGCGCGCCCGTCGACGCTCTAGCTTGAAGCGATGGAGCTAACCTGTAGCGTTGGCTCTCACCTGCCGCGTTAGGAGTCAAAGTTGAGTGCCGGGACCGAGGCGGACACGATGACGTAGCCTTCCCGGATAATCCAGCGACCCGTGATGAAAGGAACGGGTGTGGGCCGGGCCAAGATGTACGAAATGAGCGTGCCATCAAGGCGGAGATCAATTTCCGCCTGGTCAAAATCGAGCCAGCGCCGCGTCATAGGAAACCACGTTTTGTACGTCGCCTCTTTGGCACAAAACAGCAGACGATCCGGACAGGTGATACCAGCATCCTGCAACCGAGACAACTGCGGCATCTCCCCTGCCCTGGCAATCATGGTGAGCACATGCTCCGGCAATGGTTCGGCTGGCTCCGCGTCAAGGCCCATTGACCGCACATGGGTCGTCGGCGCGGCCACGGCGGCACGCAAGCCATCTGTGTGGGTCATCGAGCCTGTGAAACCCTCCGGCCACAGCGGCATGCCACGCTCGCCGCGCAAGATGGGCTCACCGCGGGTGTAATTCAATTCTTCGAGGGCGCGATGTGCGCACCAGCGCGCATCACCGAACTCCGCTTTGCGGATATCCACTGCTTGAGAAACCACCGAGCGCTCCTCTGGGGAGAGATGGTTGTAATTCAGCAGATCCGTCATCGACTCATCCGTGCGCACGTAGCAATAGCGCGCGGACTCCGGGAATAGGAAGGGCTCAAGCATGATCTGCCCTCCCTGTTTCCTCATCAATAGTCAGCACCGGATACGGCCACTGCTGTACGTCGCCGTGGGTCTGCCACTCACGTGGGTAGCCAAGAGACACCTCGATGTGGTCCACGCCGTCGATGTTGGTGCGGTTCGGCATGTGCAGGTGCCCGTAGATAACGGCCTTAGCGTTATAGCGCCGCGGCCACGACCTTGTATGGCGGGTGCCACACCACAGTGCGACTTCCGGCCAGCGCATATAGAGCGTCGGTTCCTGCACTAAGGGCCAGTGATTGACCAGAACGGTCTCGCCTTCCACGCGGGATAGGCGCTTGATGGAATAAGCCAGCCGGTCCCAGCACCACGCGCGCACATCAACGAACGGTGCGATGGCAAACTCATCCGTCATGACGATCTGCTTTTGCTTCGCACTGGCGAGTGCATGTTCCACCGTCGTTCCGGGTGGGCGGAAGCTGTAATCGTACAAGGTAAAGAGAGGTACGACGGTGACCCCACCAAAGACTGGAAATGGATCCTCCGGAGTCACGACGCCGATTTCGCGGCAGCCCTCAACGAGGCGATCGTATTTGTTGCGCCCTTGGTAGAGGTCTTGGCCGCGAGAGAACAGCTCATGGTTGCCTGGGGCCCAGATGACTGTGGCGTAGCGGTTTTTCAGTCGAGCCAAGGTGCTGAGCACGAGGTCGATTCGCTCGGCAACATCCCCCGCCACAATCAACCAATCGCTGGGGTCTGGGGGGACGAGCTCGTCAATACGCTCACCATTGACGCGCACCGCGGCGTGAAGATCAGAGACGGCCCACAGGGTGGTCATGGCGCCTCCTTCACACGAACATTCCCTCTACTTTTACCACAGGGTTAGATTCGCGCCCACTGCATGGAGTAAAAGCGCCACACCACGCCTACCATGCGGATCACGATGAAGGCTGCAATGCCTCCCCAGACCCCAACAAGGCCGGCACCCAGGGCGTAGGCCAGCCACACACCAGGCAGGAAGCCCAGCAACACAGATGCCAGCGTCAACGTGCGAAGGAAGGCAGCGTCCCCCGCTCCCAAAAGCACGCCATCGAGGGCAAAGAGCACACCTCCAATGACCACAAGGAAGGTCATGACCCACCATGGCCCCGAGATCACGTCAAGGACCTCCGAGCTCGTGGTGAAGATGCGTGGGATCGCCCCAGCGCCGAGAGCCAAAACAGCGGCCAAGGCCACGGAGAACGTCGTGGAGTACAGAGTGACCTTGGTTCCCACCGTTCGTGCATAACGCGCGGAACCAGCACCGAGCGCAGCTCCAGTGAGGGCTTGAGCAGCAATAGCAAGCGAATCGAGCACCAAGGCGAGGAAGTTCCACATCTGCATCATGATCTGGTGTGCCGCTAGCTGAGCAGTTCCGATACGGGAGGCGACTGCCGCCGCGGAGAGGAAGGCCACCTGAAAACTCATCGACCGCACAATAAGATCACGGCCCAACACCAGCTGGCGACGGACAACATCCCACTTCACTTCCCAGGAGCCTGTGTGCTCTCGGCGCAGCTCCCGCACGAAAAAAGCCGCGATGATCCCCATGCCGAGGACAGTAGCGACGGCTGAACCTGGCAGCCCCCACACATGCACGAAGATGGGAACAGCGATGGCACCTGGGATCATGCCAGCCAAGGTGAAATACAAAGGCTTCCGGGTGTTGTGAACACCACGCATCCAACCATTTCCGGCCATTTCCACCAGCGTGAGAGGAATGGCGAAAGCCGCGATGCGCAGCCACTGGGCGGTGCCCTCAGCAGTCTCTGGGCTACCGGTCAGCCACATGGCAAAGACACCGGCAAACAGCCACATGATGGTTGCCAGCACCAGCCCCACGCCTACCGCGACCCATGTTGCCTGCACACCTTCAGCTACTGCTTCCTCACGTTTGCCCGCTCCAAACAGACGCGACGCGCGAGCCGTGGTGCCATAGGACAGGAAGGTGAGCTGGGTAGTCACAACGGAATGCAGCGTGGCAGCCGCTCCTAGAGATGCCAACTGGGAAGCGCCCAGACGGCCCACCACAGCAGTATCAAGTAGAAGGTACAGCGGCATTGCCGCCAAAACGCCGAGCGCAGGCACAGCAAGTCGAAAGACTTCACCGGCTGTGACCTTGACTGGTTGCTCCGAGGTCATTTAGGTCAGTGCACCTACTAGCTGTGCGGTGACCTCCTCGGGCGTGCCGTGTGCGGTGTAACCGGCCGCCGGAACATGTCCGCCGCCACCGAATGTAAGAGCCACGTCCGCGCAGTTTACAACGGAAGAGCGCAGGGACACCGCCCACACCTGAGGAGCCTGCTCCTTGAACACGACACCAATATCCGTGCCTTTGAGGGCACGGACGTAATCCACGAAAGATTCAATCGCGGAATCCGCGTGGGATGCAACCTCCTCATAAGGCACAAAGAGGACGGCAAGGCGGTGCTCCCCTGCCTCTTCGATGCTGAGTCCGGAGAGCACTCGCCCGATCATCTGCAGATCATCGGCAGTGTTCGAGTCCATAAGCTCGAGCGCAATTTGTTTGGTATCAAGCCCATAGAGCATGAGGCGTGCCGCAATGTCATGCATCGCAGGACGACCCCAGCGGAAATTACCAGTATCGGTCACGAGACCTGCGTAGAGGCAGTGAGCGATGACGCGATCGATCTGAATGGAGACTCTGTCGAGGATGTCCAGAAGCACCACCGTTGTGGACTCGCACACGGGGTCTACCACGTTGATGGAGCCGAAGCCTTCATTGGACGCGTGATGGTCAATGCACAAGACTCGGCCGGCAGCCGCCATCTCAGCAATCTCGGCGGCTACTGAGCCTGTGCGATCCAGCGATCCGCAGTCCACGGTGACGTACAGGTCATAGCCCTTAGGGAGATCATCGACCAGCTCAATTTCATCCACGGTTGGAATGGAAAAGAGGTTGGCGGAAATATCACGGCGTTGACCAATCACCGTACGGGTCTCCTTGCCGCGCTGACGCAATGCAAGCGTCAACGCAGCTGCGGATCCCACAGCGTCAGCATCGGGGCGCAGGTGCGTGATGATACAGATGCTGCTGGCCTGGACCAGAGCATCCACTGCGCTTTGGTAGTTGGTTCGTGACACTTAATCCTCTTCTCTCTCCGAGGTTTTGTACGGGTTAGCGTCACCTGCTGGCTTCGCGCCTTCCTTGAGTTTTGCCAGCTCCTCATCGCGCGCGCGGGCGCGGGCGAGCAGATCCTCCATGTGTGCGGAGGCTTCCGGGACAGTATCGAGTTCGAAGGACAGCGTCGGCGTGAATCGCACGGAGAGCTGATCTCCCACGATCTTGCGCAGCTGACCTTTGGCACGGTGCAGAGCTTCCGCCGCCTGCTCGAAGTCAGGCTCAGCGTCAATATCTTTACCGCGAACTGTGTAGAACACAGTGGCATCATGCAGATCACCGGTAACTCGGGCGTCCGTAATGGTTACCAGTTCGAGGCGGCGATCCTTGATCTGGCGTTCAATAGCACTGGCCACGATGGCCTGGATGCGCTTGGCCATGCGTGCGGCGCGTGCGTGATCAACCATGGTGATGCTCCTTTAGCTTCTACTCGTGATAACTAGTCTAGGATACCGATCCCCCTCGGCCTGCGAAAACCACGGGGAAAGAACGCTGAAGCCCAGCCAGGAATCCTGGCTGGGCTTTGCTAACGAGTGTAAGAGTCACACGCGATTAGTCGCGCGGAACCTCGACCTCTTCGTAGGCCTGGATGATATCGCCTACCTGGATGTCCGGGTAGGACAGAACCATACCGCACTCGTAGCCGGCGTTGATCTCGTTGGCATCGTCCTTCTCGTGACGCAGCGACTCGATCTTTGCATCGGTCGTGATGACGTTGCCGTCACGCACGAGGCGAACCTTGCCATTGCGCTTGACCTTGCCCTCGGTGACCATACAACCAGCGATGGTGCCGACAGCGGAGGACTTGAACAGCGCACGAATTTCAGCTGCACCGGTGTCGCGCTCCTCGTAGATGGGCTTGAGCATGCCCTTGAGAGCAGCCTCCACCTCTTCGATAGCACGGTAGATCACGGTGTAGTAGCGCACATCGACGCCCTCAGCGTTAGCTTCCTCGGTGGCCTTGCCCTCAGCGCGAACGTTGAAGGCGATGATGACGGCGTCGGAAGCCGCGGCCAGGGAAACGTTGGTCTGGGTCACTGCACCAACACCACGGTCGATGATGTTGAGCTGTACCTCGTCGCCGACCTCGATGTCCAGCAGGGCATCCTCGAGGGCCTCGACCGAACCGGCGTTGTCGCCCTTGAGGATGAGGTTGAGCGTCGAAGTTTCCTTGAGCACTGCATCCAGATCCTCGAGGGACACACGCTTGCGGGCCTTTGCCTGCAGAGCGGAGCGCTTGCGGGCGTCACGCTGTGCGGCAATCTGGCGTGCAACGCGGTCATCCTCGACCACGAGCAGGTTGTCACCTGCGCCAGGCACGCCATTGAGGCCCTGTACCTGAACCGGGCGGGACGGACCTGCCTCTTCGACGTCTTGGCCGAATTCATCAAGCATGCGACGAACACGACCATGCGAATCACCGACAACGATGGAATCACCGATGTGCAGCGTACCGCGCTGAATGATGACGGTAGCCACCGGACCACGGCCGCGGTCGAGGTGTGCTTCGATGGCAGCACCCTGAGCGTCCATGTCCGGGTTCGCGGTGAGCTCAAGAGCCGCATCAGCAGTCAGAATAACTGCCTCAAGCAGCTCATCGATGTTGATGTTGTTCTTAGCGGAGATGTCCACGAACATCGTGTCGCCGCCGTATTCTTCCGGAATCAAGCCGTACTCAGTGAGCTGACCACGAATCTTATCCGGCTGAGCCTCCGGCTTATCAATCTTGTTGACTGCCACCACGACCGGGATATCTGCGGCCTTGGCGTGGTTAATAGCCTCCACGGTCTGCGGCATCACACCGTCGTCAGCAGCGACGACGAGGATAGCCAAGTCCGTGGACTTCGCACCACGCGCACGCATAGCGGTGAAGGCCTCGTGACCCGGGGTATCCAGGAAGGTGATGGTGCGCGGGCCGTCCTCAAGGTCAACGACGGTCTGGTAGGCACCGATACCCTGGGTAATACCGTCGGCCTCACCCGCACCTTCGTTGGTCTTACGAATGGTATCCAACAGGCGAGTCTTACCGTGGTCGACGTGACCCATCACGGTGACAACTGGCGGGCGCTTCTCCAGAGCCTCTTCGCCACCTTCATCCTGGCCGAACTGAAGGTCAAAGGACTCAAGCAGCTCACGGTCTTCGTCCTCTGGGGAAACGACCTGAACGTCGTAGTTAATCTCAGAGCCCAGCAGCTGCAGGGTGTCCTCAGAAACGGAGGCCGTTGCAGTCACCATTTCACCAAGGTTGAAGAGTGCCTGAACCAAAGCTGCTGGATCTGCGCCGATCTTCTCAGCGAAGTCAGCCAAGGAAGCACCGCGACGCAGGCGAACGGTCTTGCCGCCGCCGTCAGGCAGGCGTACGCCGCCTACCTCGTGCTTCTGCTGCTCTTCAAACTCGTGGCGCTTCTGACGCTTCGACTTCTTGCCGCGACGCGGAGCGCCGCCTGGGCGGCCGAATGCACCAGCGGTGCCGCCGCGACGACCGCCGCGACCACCGCGGAAACCGCCGGGTCCGCCACCGGGGCCACCGTGGCCCGGGCCACCACGGCCGCCACGACCACGGCCGCCGCCTCCTCCGCCACCGGAAGACTTGGACGGCATGCTTGCCGGGTTCGGGTGGGACGGCATCATGGCCGGCGATGGACGACGACCGCCGCCGCCCTTGTTTCCGTCACCCTGCGGGCGACCGCCACCCTTGCCGCCGCGGTTATCGCCCGGCTTAGCGCCGGAACGCTGGCCCTTCGAGCCACCCGGACGCGGCCCAGGGGTTGGACGGTCACCGCTAGAGCCACCCGTAGAGAACGGGTTATTAGCTACACGGCGGGTACCACCCGGCTTCGGCATGGAGCGCGGCGTAGCACCACGCTCGCCACCTTTAGCAGAGCTCTTCTGCTGTGCGCCCGGCTTAGGGGCTCCAGCACCTGGCTTCGGCGCTGCGGCGCCCGGCTTCGGAGCTGCGGCACCTGGCTTGGGGGCGCCAGCACCTGGCTTCGGAGCAGCGGCGCCCGGCTTCGGAGCTGCAGCACCTGGCTTCGGCGCAGCGGGCTTAGCGGGCTTCTTCTCTGCCGGTTTGTTCTCTGCAGACTTCTTTGCTGCAGGCTTAGGCGCACTGGAGCCGGAAGCTGCAGGCTTATCCTTCTTCTCGCCGCTCTGAGCTTCCTTAGCTTCGTAGTGCGCGCGCATCTTCTTAACCACCGGAGGCTCGATGGTCGAGGATGCGGTTTTCACGAACTCGCCCTGTTCTTTCAGCGTGGCGAGTAGTTCCTTGCTGGTTACACCGAGCTGCTTTGCCAACTCGTGTACACGTAGCTTTCCGGGCACTTGTCTCCTCTTTAATCTTCCTAGGAGCCAAGGCCGCGAAAATACGGCTTGACCCCTAGTTAATGGCTATGGACTGTCATCGCTGATGCTGCTTCATGGTTGTGCGCTCATCAGTGTTCGGTCTTCCTTTTTAACTCTGGGTCGCACGGACTGACGCCCGCCGACGGCACCTGCTGCTGGGCAGCAAGGTACTCACGTACGTGACCTGTGTCCACGTCAGTGGACATTCGGAGCGCGCGCTTGAAGGCACGAGTTCGCTCCGCCAGCGCTACTGCTTCCAGATCTGGTCTGATCCATGCTCCCCTCCCAGGGAGCCGGCGACGCGGGTCCGGAACGACACGGCGACCTTCGGGATCGTCCCTATCGGCGACAACCCTGAGCAGTTCCGTGTCGGGATGCTTCTGGCGCGTAGCGATACAGGTTCGGAGTCGCTGTCCTTGAGACATCCAACTCCTTACGTTGTTTCGCCACTGCTACTACGCCACAGCATTCCTGCATGTGGGCCGTTGTCTAGTCTACGCGAAAATACGCCAAACCTTTAATTCCGCCGCGGGTTAATCACGCGCTGCGTCAGAGTGAATATCAATCTTCCAGCCCGTGAGGCGGGCAGCCAGACGAGCGTTCTGGCCTTCCTTGCCGATGGCTAGGGACAGTTGGTAGTCCGGCACGGTCACCTTGGCCACTTGCGCTTCTTCATCGAGGATCTCCACGCGTACAACCTTGGACGGCGCCAACGCATTGCCCACGTATACGCTGGGATCTTCGTTGAAGTCGATAATGTCGATCTTCTCACCGCCAATTTCGCGCATGATGTTGCTCACTCGCGCACCCTTGGGACCGATACAAGCACCCTTGGCGTTCAGGCCCTTCGCATGTCCCACGACAGACACCTTGGAACGGTGCCCCGCCTCACGGGCGATCGCGATGAGCTCAACGGTGCCATCAGCAACCTCCGGAACCTCCAGCTCAAAAAGACCACGCACCAGCTCCGGGTGAGTACGCGACAGCGTAATCTGCACCTTCGCACCAGTGCGGTTGACGCCCACCACGTAGGCCTTGACACGATCGCCATGCTCGAGCTTCTCCCCCGGCAGTTGTTCGGCAGGCAGGAGAATGGCGTCCTGGGAATCGTGCTCGGTACCCAGCTGCACCACAACAACGCCACGCTTGTTGGCGTGAATGTCGCGCTGCACCACACCAGACACGACGGTGCCGATGAGCTCAGAATAGGAATCATAGGTGCGCTCAGCTTCGTCCTCACGCAGCTTGCGCAGGATGGCGTCACGGACAGCCTGCGCGCCGATGCGGCCGAAGTTCTCTGGGGTGTCATCGTATTCGCTGATGACCTCACCAGTTTCGGGATCGCTCTCCGTGACAATGACCGCCACCGCGCCGGAATCTGCATCGATGTCGACACGTGACTTCGTGCCTGCTGCCTTAGTCTCGGCTGACTCGGTGCGGTAATCCAGATAGGAATACAAAAGGGCACCCGCGATGGCTTCGAGCAGGTCCTTCACGTGGACGCCACGCTCGCGCTGAATCGTACGAAGTGCCTCTAGGTCAATATTCACTTATTAGTCCTCTCGGGTTGCCGAGTTCTGCTCGGCGAAATCGAACGTCTGCTTAGTCGCCTCCAGCTCCTGTGCTGAAGGTTGAGCAAATTCAATTTCTACCACCGCACGGGTGAGGTTTTCCA is a genomic window of Corynebacterium singulare containing:
- a CDS encoding MATE family efflux transporter codes for the protein MTSEQPVKVTAGEVFRLAVPALGVLAAMPLYLLLDTAVVGRLGASQLASLGAAATLHSVVTTQLTFLSYGTTARASRLFGAGKREEAVAEGVQATWVAVGVGLVLATIMWLFAGVFAMWLTGSPETAEGTAQWLRIAAFAIPLTLVEMAGNGWMRGVHNTRKPLYFTLAGMIPGAIAVPIFVHVWGLPGSAVATVLGMGIIAAFFVRELRREHTGSWEVKWDVVRRQLVLGRDLIVRSMSFQVAFLSAAAVASRIGTAQLAAHQIMMQMWNFLALVLDSLAIAAQALTGAALGAGSARYARTVGTKVTLYSTTFSVALAAVLALGAGAIPRIFTTSSEVLDVISGPWWVMTFLVVIGGVLFALDGVLLGAGDAAFLRTLTLASVLLGFLPGVWLAYALGAGLVGVWGGIAAFIVIRMVGVVWRFYSMQWARI
- a CDS encoding metallophosphoesterase family protein — encoded protein: MTTLWAVSDLHAAVRVNGERIDELVPPDPSDWLIVAGDVAERIDLVLSTLARLKNRYATVIWAPGNHELFSRGQDLYQGRNKYDRLVEGCREIGVVTPEDPFPVFGGVTVVPLFTLYDYSFRPPGTTVEHALASAKQKQIVMTDEFAIAPFVDVRAWCWDRLAYSIKRLSRVEGETVLVNHWPLVQEPTLYMRWPEVALWCGTRHTRSWPRRYNAKAVIYGHLHMPNRTNIDGVDHIEVSLGYPREWQTHGDVQQWPYPVLTIDEETGRADHA
- a CDS encoding DHH family phosphoesterase; this encodes MSRTNYQSAVDALVQASSICIITHLRPDADAVGSAAALTLALRQRGKETRTVIGQRRDISANLFSIPTVDEIELVDDLPKGYDLYVTVDCGSLDRTGSVAAEIAEMAAAGRVLCIDHHASNEGFGSINVVDPVCESTTVVLLDILDRVSIQIDRVIAHCLYAGLVTDTGNFRWGRPAMHDIAARLMLYGLDTKQIALELMDSNTADDLQMIGRVLSGLSIEEAGEHRLAVLFVPYEEVASHADSAIESFVDYVRALKGTDIGVVFKEQAPQVWAVSLRSSVVNCADVALTFGGGGHVPAAGYTAHGTPEEVTAQLVGALT
- the rbfA gene encoding 30S ribosome-binding factor RbfA, which encodes MVDHARAARMAKRIQAIVASAIERQIKDRRLELVTITDARVTGDLHDATVFYTVRGKDIDAEPDFEQAAEALHRAKGQLRKIVGDQLSVRFTPTLSFELDTVPEASAHMEDLLARARARDEELAKLKEGAKPAGDANPYKTSEREED
- a CDS encoding YlxR family protein — translated: MSQGQRLRTCIATRQKHPDTELLRVVADRDDPEGRRVVPDPRRRLPGRGAWIRPDLEAVALAERTRAFKRALRMSTDVDTGHVREYLAAQQQVPSAGVSPCDPELKRKTEH
- the nusA gene encoding transcription termination factor NusA — its product is MNIDLEALRTIQRERGVHVKDLLEAIAGALLYSYLDYRTESAETKAAGTKSRVDIDADSGAVAVIVTESDPETGEVISEYDDTPENFGRIGAQAVRDAILRKLREDEAERTYDSYSELIGTVVSGVVQRDIHANKRGVVVVQLGTEHDSQDAILLPAEQLPGEKLEHGDRVKAYVVGVNRTGAKVQITLSRTHPELVRGLFELEVPEVADGTVELIAIAREAGHRSKVSVVGHAKGLNAKGACIGPKGARVSNIMREIGGEKIDIIDFNEDPSVYVGNALAPSKVVRVEILDEEAQVAKVTVPDYQLSLAIGKEGQNARLAARLTGWKIDIHSDAARD
- the infB gene encoding translation initiation factor IF-2 gives rise to the protein MPGKLRVHELAKQLGVTSKELLATLKEQGEFVKTASSTIEPPVVKKMRAHYEAKEAQSGEKKDKPAASGSSAPKPAAKKSAENKPAEKKPAKPAAPKPGAAAPKPGAAAPKPGAGAPKPGAAAPKPGAAAPKPGAGAPKPGAQQKSSAKGGERGATPRSMPKPGGTRRVANNPFSTGGSSGDRPTPGPRPGGSKGQRSGAKPGDNRGGKGGGRPQGDGNKGGGGRRPSPAMMPSHPNPASMPSKSSGGGGGGGRGRGGRGGPGHGGPGGGPGGFRGGRGGRRGGTAGAFGRPGGAPRRGKKSKRQKRHEFEEQQKHEVGGVRLPDGGGKTVRLRRGASLADFAEKIGADPAALVQALFNLGEMVTATASVSEDTLQLLGSEINYDVQVVSPEDEDRELLESFDLQFGQDEGGEEALEKRPPVVTVMGHVDHGKTRLLDTIRKTNEGAGEADGITQGIGAYQTVVDLEDGPRTITFLDTPGHEAFTAMRARGAKSTDLAILVVAADDGVMPQTVEAINHAKAADIPVVVAVNKIDKPEAQPDKIRGQLTEYGLIPEEYGGDTMFVDISAKNNINIDELLEAVILTADAALELTANPDMDAQGAAIEAHLDRGRGPVATVIIQRGTLHIGDSIVVGDSHGRVRRMLDEFGQDVEEAGPSRPVQVQGLNGVPGAGDNLLVVEDDRVARQIAAQRDARKRSALQAKARKRVSLEDLDAVLKETSTLNLILKGDNAGSVEALEDALLDIEVGDEVQLNIIDRGVGAVTQTNVSLAAASDAVIIAFNVRAEGKATEEANAEGVDVRYYTVIYRAIEEVEAALKGMLKPIYEERDTGAAEIRALFKSSAVGTIAGCMVTEGKVKRNGKVRLVRDGNVITTDAKIESLRHEKDDANEINAGYECGMVLSYPDIQVGDIIQAYEEVEVPRD
- a CDS encoding 4'-phosphopantetheinyl transferase family protein, whose translation is MLEPFLFPESARYCYVRTDESMTDLLNYNHLSPEERSVVSQAVDIRKAEFGDARWCAHRALEELNYTRGEPILRGERGMPLWPEGFTGSMTHTDGLRAAVAAPTTHVRSMGLDAEPAEPLPEHVLTMIARAGEMPQLSRLQDAGITCPDRLLFCAKEATYKTWFPMTRRWLDFDQAEIDLRLDGTLISYILARPTPVPFITGRWIIREGYVIVSASVPALNFDS